The following are encoded in a window of Telmatobacter sp. DSM 110680 genomic DNA:
- a CDS encoding methyltransferase, producing the protein MTATAPSPEHILQTGLAFWASKTLLSAVEMEVFTELAKGPESLESLTGRLGLHPRSSRDFLDALVALGFLERQNGNYANTASSNVFLDKRKPSYIGGMLEMANKRLFHHWGHLTTALRTGQQQNEASGEQETFAALYADPTRLKGFLRAMSGVSRGANMAIAAKFPWSSYKTVADCGTAQGDLIVQVALRNSHLSCTGFDLPEVAPIFEEYVEENRLSDRVHFKPGSFFTDPLPEADVIMMGHILHDWNLEEKKMLIRKAYEALPPGGAYIVYEALIDDDRSKNAFGLLMSLNMLIETPGGFDYTGADCIGWMKEAGFREARVEHLIGPDSMVIGTK; encoded by the coding sequence ATGACTGCGACCGCACCCTCACCTGAACACATATTGCAAACTGGCCTTGCTTTCTGGGCTTCAAAAACTCTGCTTAGCGCCGTTGAGATGGAGGTCTTTACTGAACTTGCCAAGGGGCCGGAAAGCCTGGAATCGCTAACCGGACGGCTCGGACTGCACCCACGCTCCTCGCGTGATTTTCTCGATGCGCTGGTGGCACTCGGATTTCTCGAGCGCCAGAACGGCAACTACGCAAACACGGCATCGAGCAATGTATTTCTTGACAAGCGCAAGCCGTCTTACATTGGCGGCATGCTGGAAATGGCGAACAAGCGCCTCTTCCATCATTGGGGCCACCTCACCACCGCACTCCGTACCGGTCAGCAGCAAAACGAGGCATCAGGCGAACAAGAAACCTTCGCTGCCCTATATGCCGATCCCACTCGCCTCAAGGGTTTCCTGCGCGCCATGAGTGGTGTAAGTCGCGGCGCGAACATGGCTATTGCTGCAAAGTTCCCGTGGTCGAGTTACAAGACCGTTGCCGACTGTGGTACGGCACAGGGCGATCTGATCGTGCAGGTCGCGCTCAGGAATTCGCATCTCTCTTGCACTGGATTCGACCTGCCCGAGGTTGCGCCGATCTTTGAAGAGTATGTCGAAGAGAACAGACTCTCGGATCGCGTGCATTTCAAGCCCGGGAGCTTCTTCACCGATCCTTTGCCCGAAGCAGACGTGATCATGATGGGTCACATCCTGCATGACTGGAATCTCGAAGAAAAAAAGATGCTGATCCGCAAGGCATACGAGGCACTTCCTCCGGGCGGCGCATACATTGTTTACGAAGCTCTCATCGATGATGATCGATCCAAGAACGCCTTCGGCCTCCTGATGAGCTTGAACATGCTGATTGAAACTCCCGGCGGATTCGACTACACCGGCGCCGACTGTATTGGCTGGATGAAGGAAGCAGGCTTCCGTGAAGCGCGCGTCGAACACCTGATCGGTCCTGACTCGATGGTCATAGGCACCAAGTAA